In Vicugna pacos chromosome 10, VicPac4, whole genome shotgun sequence, the following proteins share a genomic window:
- the KCTD21 gene encoding BTB/POZ domain-containing protein KCTD21: MSDPITLNVGGKLYTTSLATLTSFPDSMLGAMFSGKMPTKRDSQGNCFIDRDGKVFRYILNFLRTSHLDLPEDFQEMGLLRREADFYQVQPLIEALQEKEVELSKAEKNAMLNITLNQRVQTVHFTVREAPQIYSLSSSSMEVFNANIFSTSCLFLKLLGSKLFYCSNGNLSSITSHLQDPNHLTLDWVANVEGLPEEEYTKQNLKRLWVVPANKQINSFQVFVEEVLKIALSDGFCIDSSHPHAVDFMNNKIIRLIRYR; encoded by the coding sequence ATGTCTGACCCCATCACGCTGAACGTCGGGGGGAAGCTCTATACCACCTCACTGGCGACGCTGACCAGCTTCCCTGACTCCATGCTGGGCGCCATGTTCAGCGGGAAGATGCCCACCAAGAGGGACAGCCAGGGCAACTGCTTCATTGACCGTGACGGCAAAGTGTTCCGCTACATCCTGAACTTCCTGCGGACCTCCCACCTGGACTTGCCCGAGGACTTCCAGGAGATGGGCCTGCTCCGCAGGGAGGCTGACTTCTACCAGGTGCAGCCCCTGATTGAGGCCCtgcaggagaaggaggtggagctgTCCAAGGCCGAGAAGAATGCCATGCTCAACATCACGCTGAATCAGCGTGTGCAGACGGTCCACTTCACTGTGCGTGAAGCACCCCAGATCTACAGCCTCTCCTCTTCCAGCATGGAGGTCTTCAATGCCAACATCTTCAGCACCTCTTGCCTCTTCCTCAAGCTTCTCGGCTCTAAGCTCTTCTATTGCTCCAATGGCAACCTCTCTTCCATCACCAGCCACCTGCAAGACCCCAACCACCTGACTCTGGACTGGGTGGCCAATGTGGAGGGCCTACCAGAGGAGGAGTACACCAAGCAGAACCTCAAGAGGCTCTGGGTGGTGCCAGCCAACAAGCAGATCAACAGCTTCCAGGTCTTCGTGGAGGAGGTGCTGAAAATCGCTCTGAGTGATGGCTTCTGCATCGATTCTTCTCACCCACATGCTGTGGATTTTATGAATAATAAGATTATTCGGTTAATACGGTATAGGTAA